The DNA sequence TACTGGCAAAGTGGTACAACTTGCGACCATTCCGGGAAGATGTGCTGCGCCGCCCGCGCCGGCAATAATCACTTTTAGACCACGAGATTTTGCGGTTTTTGCGTATTCAAACATTCTTTCCGGGGTGCGGTGTGCAGAAACCACCGTCAATTCGTAAGCAATTCCCATTGAATTTAAAAACTCTGCTGCCTGTTCCATTATCGCCAAATCGCTTTGGCTTCCCATAATTATTCCAACCATTTTTAATATAAATTTTAAGGCTTAAAGTTAAGGAATTTTAAGTGCTTTAAAAATTGCTTATTAAAAATAGATTTTATCTAATCAATCTTGGATTTAAAAAATCTGCGTAATCTGTAAAATCAATGGGAGTTTTAGAATTTGCTCTCGCAGATTTTGCAGATCGAGCAGATTAATATTGCTAGAAATAACTCTAAAATTTGAAAGGTTTATTTTAAGAATTCGCAATGGTATTTGCAACCCAAAAACCTGTACTGAAACAAGCTTGTAAAAGATATCCGCCCGTTGGCGCTTCCCAATCGATCATTTCTCCGGCGCAATAAACATTGGGGAAGTTTTTCAATTGTAGATTGGGATTTAAGGCAGAAAAAGCAACGCCACCCGAAGTAGAAATCACTTCATCAATGGGTCTGAAACTTAAAACCTCTATTGGAAATTTTTTAATGGTTTTTGCCAGATTTTTGATATCCAGATAACTTTCCTTATCCAGCGTTTTTAGAAGATTAATGGCGGTTGTTGACAATTTTAAATTCCTTTTTAAAACCGAACTTATTTTTGCAGTGCCTTTTAATTGTTCTAAAATTTCAGATTCTCTTAAATTGGGTTTTAAATCGATATTGATGGTTACAGGAAAATCATGTTTTCTGGTAAAACGGTTTAGATAATAAATCGGACTTCCTTCGATGCCGTATTTCGTAAAAACGACTTCGCCAATTTTATGTTGGTCTTCAAAAGAAACTTTAATATTTTTCAAATACTGTCCTTGCAATTGGTGAAACTTAATATTGGTATTATAACCAGAATTAGCAGATTCTAAAGGCGTTATTTCAATGTTTTTCTGAGATAAAGTTTCTACCCATTTCGCATCAGAACCGGTTTTTTTCCAGGAACCGCCGCCCATTGCCAGAATTAATTCTGAATATTTAATAGAGATATCCTGATCATTACTTTTTAAATAAACTGAAGAATCATCAAAATCCATAAAAGTATGATCGTAATGAATGGTAACTCCAAGTTTTTCCAATTCATCCAACCAAGCTTTTAAAACCT is a window from the Kaistella flava (ex Peng et al. 2021) genome containing:
- a CDS encoding NAD(P)/FAD-dependent oxidoreductase gives rise to the protein MNGNQIIIIGAGPAGLMAAQQLALKGFKVQVYEQNKAAARKFLVAGNGGFNLTHSEELESFVKKYEAKEIQEIVKNFDNQKVIQWLSDLGVTTYVGSSGKIFPTKNFKPIQVLKAWLDELEKLGVTIHYDHTFMDFDDSSVYLKSNDQDISIKYSELILAMGGGSWKKTGSDAKWVETLSQKNIEITPLESANSGYNTNIKFHQLQGQYLKNIKVSFEDQHKIGEVVFTKYGIEGSPIYYLNRFTRKHDFPVTINIDLKPNLRESEILEQLKGTAKISSVLKRNLKLSTTAINLLKTLDKESYLDIKNLAKTIKKFPIEVLSFRPIDEVISTSGGVAFSALNPNLQLKNFPNVYCAGEMIDWEAPTGGYLLQACFSTGFWVANTIANS